The Hemibagrus wyckioides isolate EC202008001 linkage group LG15, SWU_Hwy_1.0, whole genome shotgun sequence genome window below encodes:
- the LOC131365613 gene encoding uncharacterized protein LOC131365613, producing the protein MVRRVILQIGAKYSDAEVLDWLNHTLQSGFNTVEQTCSGAAYCQLMDLLYPGCIDLWKVKFKIEDETDIFNNYKLLEGAFIKNSINKILETEKLVSGNSTEVLNLLRWFKVFFEHNFAGRSYNPVAARGGQILEPCVPKKASALEKLDFSAVPDMISENADTNVERKVPETFHFSPAVLCFIRKYCPSVLAGTDSSITCSKAKQVLGPEYPKDIMASCHQAPYCLYMYLEGKKSYVVLIGFFDQTAGETKVRLLDVIEQTHAALLTCLVETLKKFDISLANLAAFYSNAPNLTELLSGLKALNPGTVFLCSLTDVVEQACHGGVTAMELSAQIQELIKKVHQHYPSLPDILKEQLNNMEFDLTPSLTSDCLGLRATIYRMTLAWSDLVQYFNFQSGSSEFDGRIRCLLNDQKLRLSFLFLSHALQPLCQFQESLEGGKDVITLLQEACSLLHVYISSFLAPKAIERFLRRGNLGSPTKDVTEHLPRDKVKVGEEVKKFLRQNKADLTGFYKSAVSFYTAVSSSIFNSLPMPDASLRNMAALFSPEGKLEVTAKAVCDLGVHFGLCACGEDVSLLTDEFLEYQFAEQEELTSPAIQSLEQYWKAELRMMAKSSHFRKLTLSLLVLPKTLRKERVFAQVFKSVDHCNEKERSIFPSDDKYVGRDDDDYDDDDDDGEVTDTSSYKSAPSHPLSSETQESSASEVIDLTEVEDNILMETNESSCGPEMKREKQDISESIIIDDDDDADDVIWTYTLYSGKKKDNVSLTPNKEAEYSYQDGKPFAAGEMVWGQVEGFPLAPGLVYRWTDGTPKNIRKVVWFRDGMVSKVHPDKLQPYSVFAQCFCPNSFATVMTYKDTIFHSLQVAAERAGKVFPLNSDSKDDLLRLMLDWAFGGFKPSGPNGLKPRSREDECLKMFHQSFQQWNEVTETKRKFEKLYNLKEVSVCLNRLSLDLQDGQVVLQDENLNKKLPCPKSKESSLQNDKKCASRPTPRKPKSVSKDKDRNRSSGVQGKQNYNRHKMAQEVLVKGKNIEDFCLSCGAAHVEIFHPLFEGSLCLKCKDNFTETLYRYDEDGYQSYCTVCCAGLEVILCGHTSCSRSYCVDCLDILIGKGTFNQLKDLDPWICYLCAPEKSSGALRPRRDWSIRVQEFFANNSAMEFELHRVYPSIPANQRRPLRVLSLFDGIGTGYLVLKDLGFKVELYVASEVDEESTTVSMVNHNGKITYVDDVRGITKEHIEKWGPFDLLIGGSPCNDLSIVNPARKGLFEGTGRLFFEYYRLLNIMKPKEDDPRPFFWLFENVVFMNTRDKVDICRFLECNPVLVDAVKVSPAHRARYFWGNLPGMNRPITACQNDKLTLQECLEAGRTAKYVKVRTITTRPNSLKQGNNDQHFPVSMNGKDDNLWITELEKIFGFPKHYTDVKNMGRLQRQKVLGKSWSVPVIRHLFAPLKDYFACDEVPLK; encoded by the exons GTGCTGCCTACTGCCAGTTAATGGACCTGCTTTATCCTGGCTGTATTGACCTGTGGAAAGTAAAGTTCAAAATAGAGGATGAAACCGATATATTCAATAATTACAAGTTACTTGAAGGTGCCTTCATCAAGAATTCTATCAATAAA ATATTGGAGACTGAAAAGTTGGTCAGTGGCAATTCCACAGAGGTGTTAAATCTCCTGAGGTGGTTCAAAGTGTTTTTTGAACACAATTTTGCAGGACGTAGTTACAATCCTGTAGCGGCTCGAGGTGGACAAATTCTGGAACCCTGCGTCCCTAAGAAAGCAAGCGCTCTTGAGAAGCTGGACTTTT CAGCCGTTCCAGACATGATTAGTGAAAATGCTGACACAAATGTGGAGAGAAAAGTTCCGGAGACGTTTCACTTTAGCCCggctgtgttgtgtttcatcAGGAAATACTGTCCCTCTGTCTTAGCTGGCACAGACTCCTCTATTACATGTAGCAAAGCCAAGCAAGTGCTGGGTCCAGAATACCCAAAAGACATCATGGCTTCTTGCCACCAGGCCCCTTACTGTCTGTACATGTACCTCGAAGGGAAGAAATCTTACGTGGTCTTGATTGGGTTTTTCGACCAGACTGCCGGAGAGACCAAAGTGAGGCTGCTTGATGTTATTGAGCAGACACACGCTGCCTTATTGACCTGTCTTGTGGAGACTCTTAAAAAGTTTGACATCAGTCTAGCTAACCTTGCAGCATTTTATTCCAATGCACCTAATCTTACAGAGTTGCTTTCAGGCTTGAAAGCATTGAATCCAGGCACTGTTTTTCTCTGCAGCCTTACTGATGTTGTAGAACAAGCATGTCATGGAGGAGTTACAGCGATGGAGCTGTCAGCACAGATCCAGGAACTGATTAAGAAAGTCCATCAACACTACCCTTCTCTACCAGACATTCTGAAGGAACAGCTTAATAATATGGAGTTCGATCTCACCCCTTCTTTGACATCGGATTGTCTCGGcctcagagcaacaatttacaGAATGACCCTAGCATGGTCCGACTTAGTGCAATACTTCAATTTCCAAAGCGGCAGCAGTGAATTCGATGGGCGTATTCGTTGCCTCCTCAATGATCAGAAGTTAAGGCTCAGTTTCCTGTTTCTGAGCCATGCCCTGCAACCTCTCTGCCAATTTCAGGAGAGCTTGGAAGGTGGTAAAGACGTGATAACATTGCTCCAAGAAGCTTGTAGTTTACTTCATGTTTATATATCCAGCTTTCTCGCTCCTAAAGCTATAGAACGCTTCCTCAGGAGAGGCAACTTGGGATCTCCAACGAAGGACGTCACGGAACATCTACCGAGAGACAAGGTGAAGGTCGGCGAAGAGGTGAAAAAATTCCTACGTCAAAATAAGGCGGACCTAACTGGCTTCTACAAGAGTGCCGTTTCATTCTACACAGCAGTCAGCTCCAGTATCTTCAATAGTTTACCCATGCCTGACGCTTCTCTGAGAAACATGGCTGCCCTCTTTAGCCCAGAAGGCAAGCTGGAAGTCACCGCAAAGGCTGTATGCGATTTAGGCGTCCACTTTGGTCTTTGTGCTTGCGGAGAAGACGTCAGTTTGCTAACCGATGAGTTTCTTGAGTATCAGTTTGCCGAGCAGGAAGAACTCACCAGTCCAGCTATACAGTCACTGGAGCAGTACTGGAAGGCCGAGCTGAGGATGATGGCAAAGTCGTCTCACTTTCGAAAGCTGACCTTAAGCCTGTTGGTCTTGCCTAAGACGCTCAGAAAGGAAAGGGTTTTTGCGCAA GTGTTTAAGAGTGTTGATCACTGCAACGAAAAGGAGCGTTCCATTTTTCCCTCTGACGACAAATACGTAGgacgtgatgatgatgattatgatgatgatgatgatgatggtgaggtcACAGACACCAGCTCTTACAAAAGTGCCCCGTCACACCCCCTCAGCTCTGAGACCCAGGAGAGTTCAGCATCAG AGGTTATTGATCTGACTGAAGTTGAGGATAATATTTTAATGGAGACGAACGAAAGCTCCTGTGGTCCAGAGATGAAACGGGAAAAGCAAG ACATTTCAGAATCGATAATTATAGATGATGACGATGACGCGGATGATGTGATATGGACTTATACTTTATATTCAggg aaaaaaaaagacaatgttTCCTTAACGCCTAATAAAGAAGCAGAGTATTCTTACCAG GATGGGAAGCCTTTTGCAGCAGGGGAGATGGTGTGGGGACAGGTGGAAGGCTTTCCTCTGGCTCCTGGCCTGGTGTACAGATGGACTGATGGGACACCTAAGAACATTCGCAAGGTGGTGTGGTTCAGAGATGGGATGGTCTCTAAG GTTCATCCAGATAAGCTACAGCCTTACTCTGTATTCGCACAGTGCTTCTGCCCCAATTCCTTCGCCACGGTGATGACATACAAGGACACCATCTTTCATTCTTTGCAG GTGGCTGCTGAGCGTGCTGGAAAAGTCTTCCCTCTCAACTCGGACTCTAAGGATGACCTGCTTCGACTAATGCTGGACTGGGCCTTTGGAGGCTTTAAACCGTCTGGACCAAATGGACTCAAACCACGATCGAGAGAAGATG AATGTCTTAAAATGTTCCATCAGAGCTTCCAACAATGGAATGAAGTCACCGAGACTAAACGCAAGTTCGAAAAGCTATACAACTTAAAAGAAGTGTCTGTGTGCTTGAACAGACTGTCTCTGGACCTGCAGGATGGCCAGGTAGTCCTACAGGAtgaaaatctgaataaaaaactTCCATGTCCAAAATCAAAAGAGTCTTCCTTACAAAATGACAAGAAATGTGCCAGTCGCCCGACTCCCAGGAAACCTAAAAGTGTTTCTAAGGACAAGGATCGAAACAGAAGCTCTGGTGTTCAGGGGAAGCAAAACTACAACAGGC ATAAAATGGCACAGGAGGTTTTGGTGAAAGGGAAGAATATCGAAG ATTTCTGCTTGTCGTGTGGAGCTGCACATGTGGAGATCTTCCATCCGCTGTTTGAAGGGAGTCTGTGCTTGAAATGTAAG gataatTTCACAGAGACATTATATCGGTATGATGAAGATGGATATCAGTCATATTGCACTGTATGCTGTGCTGGACTGGAGGTCATTCTGTGTGGACATACAAGCTGTTCCCG CTCCTACTGTGTGGATTGTTTGGATATCCTGATTGGTAAAGGCACCTTTAATCAACTAAAAGACTTGGACCCATGGATCTGTTACCTGTGTGCACCAGAGAAAAGCTCCGGCGCTCTGAGACCCAGACGTGATTGGAGTATCCGTGTCCAGGAATTCTTCGCCAACAACAGCGCCATGGAATTT GAACTACATCGGGTTTACCCATCAATCCCCGCCAACCAGCGACGTCCACTCAGGGTCCTCTCCTTGTTTGACGGTATAGGTACAG GATACCTGGTTCTGAAGGATCTGGGCTTTAAAGTGGAACTATACGTTGCATCGGAAGTAGACGAGGAGTCCACCACCGTCTCGATGGTGAACCACAATGGAAAAATCACTTATGTGGACGATGTGCGTGGAATTACGAAGGAGCAC ATCGAGAAATGGGGTCCATTTGACCTTCTTATTGGTGGCAGCCCATGTAACGACTTGTCCATAGTAAATCCAGCACGGAAAGGCTTGTTTG AGGGCACAGGACGGCTCTTCTTCGAGTACTACCGGCTGCTGAACATCATGAAGCCCAAGGAGGATGACCCTCGGCCTTTCTTCTGGCTTTTTGAGAACGTCGTGTTCATGAACACCAGAGACAAAGTTGATATCTGCCGTTTCCTGGAA TGCAACCCGGTGCTTGTTGACGCAGTTAAAGTGAGCCCAGCCCACAGAGCACGGTATTTCTGGGGTAATCTGCCAGGCATGAACAG ACCAATCACTGCCTGTCAAAATGACAAACTGACCCTCCAGGAATGCCTCGAAGCTGGACGCACTGCTAAG TATGTCAAAGTGAGGACCATCACCACACGCCCAAACTCCCTTAAGCAGGGAAACAATGATCAGCATTTCCCCGTCTCCATGAATGGAAAGGATGACAATTTGTGGATCACTGAACTGGAGAA GATCTTTGGATTTCCAAAGCATTACACGGATGTGAAGAACATGGGTCGACTACAGAGGCAGAAGGTGTTGGGTAAATCTTGGAGTGTCCCTGTGATCCGGCATCTCTTTGCTCCACTGAAGGATTACTTTGCCTGTGATGAAGTGCCTCTAAAATGA